One Canis lupus baileyi chromosome 1, mCanLup2.hap1, whole genome shotgun sequence genomic window, acactATGAGGAGAACTGGACCTCTGCGGGGGGAGGACAGGGCAACCAGGAAGGGAGGGTGTAAGGCAAGAGTCAGTTACCCGGAACTGTGTAAAACCAAACCAGCTTGGTTTTAAAGTCTTGAGTCTCTTTCTTGAGCTCAGAGGACCCATCCGCCCAGGTTACCAGCCTCTTCATCTCCAGGACCcagacacccagtgctcacctaCATGGAGCCCTATCGGTCCTTGGCTCTACTCACTGGCTCCCTGGGCCTGGTGTCCATCCTGATTGCTCTGAGTACGGATTTCTGGTTCGTGGCCATGGGGCCCAGCTTTACATTTCACTCCGGCCTCTGGCCAAAGGGGGTTTATAACAAAGTAGCAGGTAAGGGAGAGGGGTCTCTTGTTGGGGGCGGTGGGCTGCCAGAGGGGCAGGCACCAAAATCTCACCTCCGTACAGACTACATCCGTGCGACGCAGAGCCTCACCATTCTGGCTAGTCTGTCGGTCCTGGTGTCGGTGATCTTCCTGGTCCTGTCCTACATCCCCTTACTGTCCCTTCCAGGCCACGGGCGCCTCATCTCCTCTGTCACAGCCTTTGCTGCAGGTAGACTCTGGGCTGTACTTGGGCACTGGGGACCGGAGTTCCTGCAGAGGGGCTGAGCCCTgtctctcctctccatcctcagGCCTTTTTGCGATGGTGGCCATGGTGGTCTATACCAGTGAGCGGTGGAACCAGCCTCACAGCCCCCAGGTCCAGACCTTCTTCTCCTGGTCCTTCTACCTGGGTTGGGTTTCGACTGTCCTGTTGCTCTGTACAGGTGACTGTTGCTCTGGGAACTGGAGGCGGTCTGGGGTCTGAGAGAGCAGAGTGGGGGCAAGCGCTAACCTCTCTCTGCCACACCAGGTAGCCTGAGTCTGAGTGCTTATTGTAGAGCCTCCCGGCCTGGCTATGACACCTTGTGAGCTGAAGGCGAGACCAGGAGGAAGAAGCAGTAGTCACAGAAGATGTCGTCAGGAGCTGCAGGCACCCACAGGCCTCCCTCTAGCCCTTACCCCTAGCCCTCCTGAGACCccttcatttgtttcttcatccattcaacaaaaatTTGCTGGGATCTggttaatctttcttttttctttttaagattttagttatttatttgtgagagacacagaaagaggcagagacacaggcagagggaaaagcaggctccctgaagggagcctgatgtaagattcgatcccaggaccctggggtcatgacctgagcagaaggcagatgctcaaccactgagccacccaggcatcctggaatcTGGTTATTCTGAGATTAATTCCGACACGACATAAACTGAGCTCCAAGGTGGGGACACTAGGCACACAGAAAGGAGTCAGAACCCCCACCTGTGCTCAGGTAGCTCCCGCACACGACTGTGTGGATTCAGGCACGGTCCcatgtcttttccttctcttgcccTTATCTTTCTCCCTGTTTCCACCTCAAGActctctgtcctttctctttcttctttatctttccatCTCACTCCTGCTCTGATTTTGTCACCCTGGTCTTCACTCTGGTCCTCCTTGCCCACTTCATTAATTCACTTACTCCTTCAGCTGGCTTTTCCTGAGCTCATCTTTCCTGCTGGGTCTCACTGGGGTGCTGATGGTAATCTGACCTGGGCCTTGCCCACTAGGGCTGCTAGTCCTGGTTGGGGAAATTGAGACCACAGGTAGAGTCCAGGATGGTGGGAAGAAAGACTGTCGGGGGTGGTGAAGGTGAGCTTTTCTGGGGAGAGGGTGTTTAGGGGCTTCTTGAGGGCCAAGGAGAGgtgatccaggcagagggacacaAAGGTGGAGGTGTGGAATGGCTGGACGTTTTCAGGGATGGAAAACAGTGCTTTGTGGTGGAATGTGGAATGCAGGGTGGTGGAGCATGAAGATGGAGAGGCAGGTGGGAGGTCCCCTAAGGCCACTCCTGGGGGCATTGGGGATCTAGGAGAAGGTTATGAGTTGGGGAGGGGTGACACCAGTTCTAGGTGCCAGAAAGACCCCTCTGCGGCATgcagggaggccagagggaga contains:
- the NKG7 gene encoding protein NKG7 isoform X1; translation: MEPYRSLALLTGSLGLVSILIALSTDFWFVAMGPSFTFHSGLWPKGVYNKVADYIRATQSLTILASLSVLVSVIFLVLSYIPLLSLPGHGRLISSVTAFAAGLFAMVAMVVYTSERWNQPHSPQVQTFFSWSFYLGWVSTVLLLCTEPPGLAMTPCELKARPGGRSSSHRRCRQELQAPTGLPLALTPSPPETPSFVSSSIQQKFAGIWLIFLFSF
- the NKG7 gene encoding protein NKG7 isoform X2 codes for the protein MEPYRSLALLTGSLGLVSILIALSTDFWFVAMGPSFTFHSGLWPKGVYNKVADYIRATQSLTILASLSVLVSVIFLVLSYIPLLSLPGHGRLISSVTAFAAGLFAMVAMVVYTSERWNQPHSPQVQTFFSWSFYLGWVSTVLLLCTGSLSLSAYCRASRPGYDTL